A single Nitrospirae bacterium CG2_30_53_67 DNA region contains:
- a CDS encoding pyruvate, phosphate dikinase → MSKKKKYVYLFANGKADGKGTWKELLGGKGAGLAEMSRLGIPVPAGFTITTDVCTEYYKNSRKYPAGLKEQVAHAMAKVEKAMGAEFGDPKRPLLVSVRSGARQSMPGMMETVLNVGLTSKTIPAMIERSRNERFVYDAYRRLIMMYADVVMEKAAGIEPADGHGIRHQLEQEMDQLKRQKGYQFDTDLTAGDLKHLADLFKKKVKAVLKKDFPDDPYEQLWGGIGAVFQSWNGKRAVSYRKIEGIPEEWGTAVNVQSMVFGNTGSRSGTGVAFTRNPATGEKFFFGEYLMNAQGEDVVAGIRTPQPINKKQKGDSGLLSLEEEMPKVYKQLLSIQKKLDTHYRDMQDIEFTIEESKLWMLQTRSGKRNGAAAIRIAVEMVKERLITRQEAILRVSPNHLDELLHPMLDPDAEKKMTPLAKGLPAGPGGAIGQIVFTADDAEAWAKQGKNVILVRNETSPEDVHGMHAAQAILTAKGGMTSHAALVARGWGKCCIVGCGALEIRTGRRELCVGGATLKEGDWITLNGTRGLVYMGKIALLAADPEKNPYYKTLMSWADQLRRIGVRTNADSPDDAALARAFGAEGIGLCRTEHMFFGPERIQAIREMIVAETFEARRKAIMKLLPYQRQDFMGILKAMKGLPVTIRTLDPPLHEFVSMDQKQVQKLADELGISTNRLNARIAQLHEMNPMLGHRGCRLGITYPEVTEMQARAIFEAAAELTRQGCKVYPEVMIPLVGIPAELAHQRKIVERVANEVKKEKGKFSYKIGTMIEVPRACLVADKIADAAEFFSFGTNDLSQTIFGFSRDDIGSFLPEYLEKKILPVDPFQTLDQEGVGQLMAMAVKKGRSIRKNLKIGICGEHGGDPRSVEFCHRIGLDYVSCSPFRVPIARLAAAHAALKK, encoded by the coding sequence ATGTCCAAGAAGAAAAAGTATGTCTATCTGTTTGCCAACGGGAAGGCTGACGGCAAGGGGACCTGGAAGGAACTCCTCGGCGGAAAGGGCGCCGGCCTGGCCGAGATGAGCAGATTGGGAATACCCGTGCCTGCGGGTTTTACCATCACCACGGATGTATGCACGGAGTACTATAAAAACAGCCGCAAATACCCTGCCGGCCTCAAGGAGCAGGTGGCTCATGCCATGGCCAAGGTGGAAAAGGCCATGGGCGCCGAATTCGGGGATCCGAAAAGGCCTCTTTTGGTCTCGGTCCGGTCCGGGGCCAGGCAATCCATGCCCGGGATGATGGAGACGGTTCTCAATGTCGGCCTGACGTCCAAGACCATCCCGGCCATGATCGAACGCAGCCGGAACGAACGGTTCGTCTACGATGCCTACCGGCGGCTGATCATGATGTATGCCGACGTGGTCATGGAAAAGGCGGCCGGGATTGAACCGGCTGACGGGCATGGGATCCGTCATCAGCTCGAACAGGAAATGGATCAGTTGAAGAGGCAGAAGGGATATCAGTTTGATACGGACTTGACCGCCGGGGATCTGAAGCATCTGGCGGATCTCTTCAAGAAAAAGGTGAAAGCGGTCTTGAAAAAGGACTTTCCCGATGATCCCTACGAGCAGCTCTGGGGCGGGATCGGAGCGGTCTTCCAATCCTGGAATGGGAAACGGGCCGTTTCCTACCGGAAGATCGAGGGGATTCCGGAGGAATGGGGCACGGCCGTGAATGTGCAGTCCATGGTCTTCGGGAACACCGGGAGCCGCAGCGGGACCGGGGTGGCCTTTACACGCAACCCGGCTACGGGGGAGAAATTCTTCTTCGGCGAATATCTCATGAATGCCCAGGGAGAAGACGTGGTGGCCGGCATCCGAACCCCGCAGCCCATCAATAAGAAACAGAAAGGGGACAGCGGCCTTCTTTCCCTCGAAGAGGAGATGCCCAAGGTCTACAAACAGCTTCTGTCAATCCAGAAAAAGCTCGATACCCATTACCGCGATATGCAGGATATCGAGTTCACCATCGAAGAGAGTAAACTCTGGATGCTGCAGACCCGGTCGGGGAAACGGAACGGGGCCGCCGCTATCAGAATTGCCGTGGAAATGGTCAAGGAGAGGCTGATTACCAGGCAGGAGGCCATCCTGCGGGTGTCGCCGAATCATCTCGACGAACTGCTCCATCCCATGCTGGATCCGGATGCTGAAAAGAAAATGACGCCTCTGGCCAAGGGGCTGCCGGCGGGTCCGGGCGGCGCCATCGGACAGATCGTCTTTACGGCCGATGATGCCGAGGCCTGGGCAAAGCAAGGGAAGAATGTGATCCTGGTCCGGAACGAAACCTCTCCCGAGGACGTGCACGGCATGCACGCGGCACAGGCCATCCTTACGGCCAAGGGAGGGATGACCAGCCATGCGGCCCTGGTGGCCAGGGGCTGGGGCAAGTGCTGCATCGTAGGTTGCGGCGCCCTGGAGATCCGGACTGGAAGGCGTGAACTCTGCGTGGGAGGCGCCACGCTCAAAGAGGGGGACTGGATCACCCTGAACGGCACCAGGGGGCTGGTCTACATGGGGAAGATCGCTCTCCTTGCCGCGGATCCGGAAAAGAACCCCTATTATAAAACTTTGATGAGCTGGGCTGATCAATTGCGCAGGATCGGGGTCCGGACCAATGCCGACTCCCCTGATGATGCGGCTCTGGCGCGGGCATTCGGGGCGGAGGGGATCGGCCTTTGCCGCACCGAACATATGTTCTTCGGGCCTGAGAGGATCCAGGCCATCCGGGAGATGATTGTGGCCGAAACCTTTGAGGCCCGGCGCAAGGCCATCATGAAGCTCCTCCCTTACCAGCGGCAGGATTTTATGGGCATTCTCAAGGCCATGAAGGGGCTGCCGGTAACCATCCGGACCTTGGATCCGCCGCTCCACGAATTTGTGAGCATGGACCAGAAACAGGTTCAGAAACTGGCCGATGAGCTGGGCATCTCAACAAACAGGCTCAATGCCCGGATCGCCCAGCTCCATGAAATGAACCCCATGCTGGGGCATCGGGGGTGCCGCCTCGGCATCACCTATCCTGAAGTCACCGAGATGCAGGCCAGGGCCATCTTCGAAGCGGCGGCTGAACTCACCCGGCAGGGCTGCAAGGTCTATCCCGAGGTGATGATCCCCCTGGTGGGGATCCCTGCGGAGCTCGCCCACCAGCGTAAAATTGTGGAGAGGGTCGCGAATGAGGTCAAAAAAGAGAAGGGGAAATTCTCCTACAAGATCGGCACCATGATCGAGGTTCCCAGGGCCTGCCTGGTGGCCGACAAGATCGCGGATGCAGCCGAGTTCTTCTCATTCGGGACCAATGACCTGAGTCAGACCATCTTCGGTTTTTCGAGGGACGACATCGGGTCCTTCCTGCCGGAATATCTGGAGAAGAAGATCCTTCCGGTTGATCCGTTCCAGACCCTGGACCAGGAGGGCGTGGGTCAGCTCATGGCCATGGCCGTGAAGAAGGGGAGGAGCATCCGTAAGAACCTGAAAATCGGGATATGCGGTGAACATGGCGGTGATCCCCGGTCCGTGGAGTTCTGTCACCGGATCGGCCTTGATTATGTGAGCTGTTCACCCTTCAGGGTCCCCATCGCTAGATTAGCCGCTGCGCATGCGGCCTTGAAAAAGTGA